In one window of Notolabrus celidotus isolate fNotCel1 chromosome 15, fNotCel1.pri, whole genome shotgun sequence DNA:
- the sirt6 gene encoding NAD-dependent protein deacetylase sirtuin-6 → MSVNYAAGLSPYADKGVCGLPETFDSPEELKAKAETLAQLIKESEYLVVHSGAGISTSAGIPDFRGPKGVWTMEQKGESPRFDTTFEDAKPSLTHLALLGLQRAGYLKYLISQNVDGLHVRSGFPRDLLSELHGNMFVEECEKCGRQYVREKVIGVMGLKPTGRYCDVVRSRGLRACRGKLISTILDWEDALPDRDLDKADDASRRADLALTLGTSMQIKPSGDLPLLTKRKGGKIAIVNLQPTKHDKHAFLRINSYVDEVMKQVMELLGLVIPKWEGPTVCESSKATSETTLDVKPPRVVKAKGKVKSELIKEDRKREAVSPTDDGSVKDENIPVKREKVDSPAELKEEK, encoded by the exons ATGTCTGTGAATTATGCTGCTGGGCTTTCACCGTATGCCGATAAAGGAGTCTGCGGGCTTCCAGAG ACATTTGACAGTCCTGAGGAGCTGAAAGCTAAGGCAGAGACCCTCGCTCAGCTGATTAAAGAATCTGAGTACTTGGTTGTCCACTCCGGGGCAGGAATCAGCACCTCAGCAGGCATCCCTGACTTCAG GGGTCCGAAGGGCGTTTGGACAATGGAACAAAAGGGTGAGTCACCTCGCTTCGACACTACATTTGAGGATGCCAAACCCAGCCTGACTCACTTGGCTCTCCTTGGACTGCAGAGGGCCGGGTACCTGAAATATCTCATCAGCCAGAACGTGGACGGCCTGCATGTACGATCTGGCTTCCCAAG GGACTTGTTATCAGAACTTCATGGGAACATGTTTGTGGAGGAGTGCGAGAAGTGTGGCAG GCAGTATGTGAGAGAAAAGGTGATCGGTGTGATGGGGCTGAAACCGACAGGGCGTTACTGTGATGTGGTACGATCCCGAGGACTCAGGGCCTGCAG AGGGAAGCTGATTAGCACCATATTGGACTGGGAGGATGCTCTTCCTGACAGAGACCTGGATAAAGCAGATGATGCCAGCAG ACGAGCTGACTTGGCACTGACACTAGGCACCTCCATGCAGATCAAACCCAGTGGAGACCTTCCACTCCTCACCAAGCGCAAAGGAGGGAAAATTGCAATTGTCAACCTGCAGCCCACCAAACAC GACAAGCATGCGTTCCTGCGTATAAATAGTTACGTGGACGAGGTCATGAAACAGGTGATGGAGCTGCTGGGATTGGTGATTCCAAAGTGGGAGGGTCCAACTGTCTGCGAGAGCTCCAAAGCCACCTCTGAGACCACCCTGGATGTCAAACCACCTCGTGTTGTTAAGGCAAAGGGAAAGGTGAAATCGGAGCTGATCAAGgaggatagaaagagagaggcgGTGTCTCCAACAGACGATGGGAGTGTTAAGGACGAGAACATTCCCGTAAAGAGGGAAAAAGTAGACTCTCCTGCAgagttaaaagaagaaaaatag